In Gammaproteobacteria bacterium, one genomic interval encodes:
- the putA gene encoding bifunctional proline dehydrogenase/L-glutamate gamma-semialdehyde dehydrogenase PutA: MIRRPPPPPPAPRDILARFYLADERSALLPLLEEAELDHKAHRRVQDTARRLVEALRERSNKTGGLDAFVHEYDLSSEEGVVLMCLAEALLRIPDADTADRLIRDKLGQGEWVRHLGRSPSLFVNASTWGLMLTGQVVALEPDTVKDAGGFLRRLVARSGEPVIRLALKQAMRIMGEQFVMGRTITEALARTAEEAFRPCRFSFDMLGEAALTADDAGRYFQAYRSAIRAVAADTGNGNLFSAPSVSVKLSALHPRYDCAQTRRVRAELTPRLRELVLEAQDAKVALTLDAEEAERLELSLDLFEAVFRDPALAVWEGFGLAVQAYQKRAPYVIDYLVDLAREVGKRIPLRLVKGAYWDSEIKRAQQAGLEGYPVYTRKCHTDVAYLACVQRLLAVRDALYPQFATHNAHTVAYVLEAAGTRRDFEFQRLHGMGEALYSELLAREEGKVPVRIYAPVGSHEDLLPYLVRRLLENGANTSFVNRLEDEKAAIDDVIADPVTLARRTHLQAHPRIPLPLDLYPDRRNARGINLADREAVAALESALQDARAQRWQAAPIVDGRHWHGPEAAVMDPADHGRQVGTVMQAAPAAAEQALASASRAAPAWDATAATDRARILDQAAELLETHHGELIALCVREGGKTLADAVAEVREAVDFCRYYAHQARRHFSHGQVLQGPTGEYNELRHHGRGVFACISPWNFPLAIFTGQVSAALAAGNAVLAKPAGATPLVAHRVVQLLHEAGVPPQVLHFLPAPGGELGPVLAGDERISGIAFTGSTDTAQWLNRRLAARAGAIVPLIAETGGLNAMIVDSSALPEQVVKDVIRSAFNSAGQRCSALRVLFLQEDIAERVLTMLGGAMEELNIGDPALLETDIGPVIDEASRLKLELHTGHMRHVGQLLYACELNEDHRRGSFVAPHVFEIERLSLLEREVFGPVLHVIRYPAAKLDTVIDAINATRFGLTLGVHSRIDTTVRHIQARARVGNIYVNRDMIGAVVGVQPFGGENLSGTGPKAGGPDYLLRFAVERTLTVNTAAVGGNTSLLSLAAC, encoded by the coding sequence ATGATCCGTCGCCCTCCCCCTCCGCCGCCTGCCCCGCGCGACATCCTTGCGCGCTTCTATCTGGCGGACGAACGCAGCGCGCTACTGCCCTTGCTGGAGGAGGCAGAGCTGGATCACAAGGCACACCGCCGCGTGCAGGACACGGCCCGGCGCCTGGTAGAGGCCCTGCGCGAACGCAGCAACAAAACGGGGGGCCTGGATGCCTTTGTGCATGAATATGATCTGTCCTCGGAAGAAGGTGTGGTGCTCATGTGCCTGGCGGAAGCCCTGCTGCGCATTCCCGACGCCGACACCGCCGACCGCCTGATTCGCGACAAGTTGGGCCAGGGCGAGTGGGTCCGGCATCTGGGGCGCAGCCCTTCTTTGTTCGTCAACGCCTCCACCTGGGGCTTGATGCTCACCGGCCAGGTGGTGGCGCTGGAGCCGGACACGGTGAAAGACGCCGGCGGCTTCCTGCGCCGCCTGGTGGCCAGATCGGGCGAGCCGGTGATCCGCCTGGCCCTGAAGCAGGCCATGCGCATCATGGGCGAACAGTTCGTCATGGGCCGCACTATCACGGAGGCGCTGGCGCGCACCGCCGAAGAAGCGTTCCGGCCCTGCCGTTTTTCCTTCGATATGCTGGGGGAGGCGGCGCTCACCGCCGACGATGCCGGGCGCTATTTCCAGGCCTATCGGAGCGCCATCCGCGCCGTGGCCGCTGACACCGGCAACGGCAATCTCTTCAGCGCCCCCAGTGTGTCGGTGAAACTGTCCGCGCTGCATCCGCGCTATGATTGCGCCCAGACCCGACGGGTGCGGGCGGAACTCACCCCCCGCCTGCGGGAGCTGGTGCTTGAGGCGCAGGATGCCAAGGTAGCACTGACCCTGGACGCGGAGGAAGCCGAGCGGCTGGAGCTGTCTTTGGACTTGTTCGAGGCGGTGTTCCGCGACCCGGCACTGGCGGTGTGGGAAGGCTTCGGGCTGGCGGTGCAGGCGTACCAGAAGCGCGCGCCCTACGTGATCGATTACCTGGTGGATCTCGCCCGTGAGGTGGGCAAGCGCATTCCGCTGCGCCTGGTGAAGGGGGCATACTGGGACAGCGAGATCAAACGCGCCCAGCAGGCAGGCCTGGAGGGTTATCCCGTCTACACCCGCAAATGCCACACTGACGTGGCCTATCTGGCCTGCGTGCAACGCCTCCTCGCGGTACGCGACGCGCTCTATCCGCAGTTCGCCACCCACAACGCCCACACCGTGGCCTATGTGCTGGAGGCGGCGGGCACCCGGCGCGACTTCGAATTCCAGCGCCTGCACGGCATGGGCGAGGCCTTGTACAGCGAACTCCTGGCGCGGGAAGAGGGGAAGGTGCCGGTGCGGATCTACGCCCCGGTGGGCAGCCACGAAGACCTGCTGCCCTACTTGGTGCGGCGGCTGCTGGAAAACGGTGCCAACACCTCCTTTGTCAACCGCCTGGAAGACGAAAAAGCCGCCATCGACGATGTGATCGCCGACCCCGTGACCCTGGCCCGCCGCACCCATTTGCAAGCCCATCCCCGCATTCCCCTGCCACTGGATTTGTATCCCGACCGGCGCAACGCCAGGGGCATCAATCTGGCCGACCGCGAGGCCGTGGCGGCATTGGAAAGCGCGCTGCAAGACGCCCGGGCGCAGCGCTGGCAGGCGGCCCCCATAGTCGACGGCCGCCACTGGCACGGCCCGGAGGCGGCCGTCATGGACCCCGCCGACCATGGCCGCCAGGTGGGCACGGTAATGCAGGCGGCACCGGCCGCGGCCGAACAGGCCCTGGCCAGCGCCAGCCGCGCCGCCCCGGCCTGGGATGCCACGGCGGCCACCGACCGGGCCCGGATTCTGGACCAGGCCGCGGAGTTGCTGGAGACCCACCACGGCGAGCTGATAGCCCTATGCGTGCGGGAGGGCGGCAAGACCCTGGCCGACGCCGTGGCGGAAGTGCGCGAAGCGGTGGACTTTTGCCGCTACTACGCCCACCAGGCACGCCGGCATTTCAGCCACGGCCAGGTGCTGCAAGGCCCCACCGGCGAATACAATGAACTCCGGCACCACGGCCGCGGCGTGTTCGCCTGCATCAGCCCCTGGAATTTCCCCCTGGCCATTTTCACAGGTCAGGTGAGCGCCGCCCTGGCGGCGGGCAATGCCGTGCTGGCCAAGCCGGCCGGCGCCACGCCCCTGGTGGCCCACCGCGTGGTGCAACTCCTGCACGAAGCCGGGGTGCCGCCGCAGGTGCTGCATTTTCTGCCCGCCCCCGGGGGGGAACTGGGCCCGGTACTCGCCGGCGATGAGCGCATCAGCGGCATCGCTTTCACCGGCTCCACCGACACCGCCCAATGGCTGAACCGCCGCCTGGCGGCGCGGGCCGGCGCCATCGTGCCTTTGATCGCGGAGACGGGCGGGCTGAACGCCATGATCGTGGACAGCTCCGCCCTGCCCGAACAAGTGGTGAAAGATGTCATCCGCTCGGCCTTCAACAGCGCCGGCCAGCGTTGTTCGGCCTTGCGCGTGTTGTTCCTGCAAGAGGACATCGCCGAGCGCGTGCTCACCATGCTGGGGGGCGCCATGGAGGAGCTCAACATTGGCGATCCGGCCCTGCTGGAAACTGACATCGGCCCGGTGATCGACGAGGCCAGCCGGCTCAAACTGGAGCTGCACACCGGGCACATGCGCCACGTGGGGCAGTTGTTGTACGCGTGCGAGCTGAACGAAGACCACCGCCGCGGCAGTTTCGTCGCCCCGCATGTGTTCGAGATCGAGCGCCTGTCCTTGTTGGAGCGCGAAGTGTTCGGACCGGTACTGCACGTGATCCGCTATCCCGCCGCGAAACTGGACACCGTCATCGACGCCATCAACGCCACCCGCTTCGGCCTCACCCTGGGGGTGCACAGCCGCATCGACACCACCGTGCGCCACATCCAGGCGCGGGCCCGGGTCGGCAACATCTATGTCAACCGCGACATGATCGGCGCCGTGGTGGGCGTACAGCCCTTCGGCGGCGAAAACCTCTCCGGCACCGGCCCCAAGGCCGGCGGGCCGGACTACCTGCTGCGCTTTGCAGTGGAACGCACGTTGACCGTCAACACCGCCGCGGTGGGCGGCAACACGAGCTTGTTGTCCTTGGCAGCTTGTTGA